From Demequina lutea, a single genomic window includes:
- a CDS encoding glycerate kinase produces the protein MAAPDHITTPLRIVVALDSFKGSVTSAQACAAVREGSLRAAPDAIVTVALVADGGEGTLDALARLGRPGAVDTIDLRGRPLRAAHVMLGDTAVIESATTVGLGLLDDVSPASARRAHSYGLGLQLARVAELENPSLILVGLGGTGCTDGGTGALLALGARMWDVSGTELFAGDGVPDANPLLARPVRVLLPPTLACAVIGLADVNSPLLGPSGAARMFGPQKGADAPLVAELEYAMEGWALALREAGAEVSGVPGAGAAGGLGAAILTLGGRIEPGLQRIVAETGMGAALAGADLVITGEGSLDAQTARGKVPDAIARLAKSSPPGGRVPVVVALAGRVEGDDHGALDATFCIHPRPRPLAEAMNPEVTLAELSATAERVVRDFAAGMAL, from the coding sequence ATGGCAGCGCCCGACCACATCACCACTCCCCTGCGCATCGTCGTTGCTCTCGACTCCTTCAAGGGTTCCGTCACCAGCGCGCAGGCGTGCGCGGCCGTGCGTGAGGGCTCCTTGCGCGCGGCTCCCGACGCTATTGTCACCGTCGCCCTCGTGGCCGACGGCGGGGAGGGCACGCTCGATGCCCTTGCCCGTCTGGGACGGCCGGGCGCCGTTGACACGATCGACCTGCGCGGACGTCCGCTGCGCGCCGCCCACGTCATGCTCGGTGATACCGCGGTGATCGAGTCCGCGACCACCGTGGGACTCGGGTTGCTTGACGACGTGTCGCCCGCGTCCGCTCGCCGCGCGCACTCGTACGGCCTGGGTCTGCAGCTTGCCCGCGTCGCGGAATTGGAAAACCCCTCGCTCATACTTGTGGGACTCGGCGGGACCGGGTGCACCGACGGCGGCACGGGCGCCCTGCTCGCACTCGGCGCCAGGATGTGGGACGTCTCGGGGACGGAACTCTTCGCGGGCGACGGAGTTCCCGATGCCAATCCCCTGTTGGCGAGACCCGTGCGCGTGCTCCTTCCACCGACCCTTGCGTGCGCGGTCATCGGGCTGGCCGACGTGAACTCGCCCTTGCTCGGCCCCTCCGGCGCCGCCCGCATGTTCGGTCCGCAGAAGGGAGCCGACGCCCCCCTGGTCGCCGAGTTGGAGTACGCGATGGAGGGCTGGGCCCTCGCGCTGCGCGAGGCGGGGGCCGAGGTCTCCGGCGTTCCTGGGGCCGGTGCGGCCGGCGGCTTGGGGGCCGCGATCCTCACGCTCGGTGGGCGCATCGAGCCCGGACTTCAGCGCATCGTGGCCGAGACGGGGATGGGCGCAGCGCTCGCCGGGGCCGACCTCGTGATCACGGGCGAGGGCAGCCTCGACGCCCAGACGGCAAGGGGCAAGGTGCCCGACGCGATCGCACGGCTAGCGAAGTCGAGCCCGCCCGGTGGGCGCGTACCCGTGGTGGTCGCGCTCGCGGGACGGGTTGAGGGCGACGACCACGGCGCTCTCGACGCAACCTTCTGCATCCACCCCCGACCGCGCCCACTTGCCGAGGCGATGAACCCCGAGGTGACCTTGGCGGAACTTTCGGCGACCGCCGAACGGGTGGTGAGGGACTTCGCTGCGGGGATGGCTCTTTAG
- a CDS encoding DUF2975 domain-containing protein: MNRWMLSLLKVLIVILFAGGLLAQVVFIPWIAWAEAQDFPEVNYLAVPYAALAIATVACAELILVATWKLAGMVERGRIFDAAALKWVTLMVNSAWVATALVAIVTIDATFIEGLGPITVPVTLMGATVAVSTVALILMVMRGLLQTAVQHKGELDEVV; the protein is encoded by the coding sequence ATGAACAGATGGATGCTGAGTCTTCTCAAGGTACTGATCGTGATCCTCTTCGCCGGCGGACTGCTCGCCCAGGTCGTGTTTATCCCGTGGATCGCGTGGGCCGAGGCCCAGGACTTCCCCGAGGTGAACTACCTCGCCGTTCCGTACGCCGCGCTCGCGATTGCGACCGTTGCCTGCGCCGAGCTGATCCTCGTGGCCACGTGGAAGCTCGCGGGGATGGTCGAGCGGGGGAGGATCTTCGACGCGGCTGCCCTGAAGTGGGTCACTCTCATGGTGAACTCCGCATGGGTGGCCACCGCGCTCGTCGCGATCGTGACTATCGACGCGACGTTCATCGAGGGGCTCGGCCCCATCACCGTGCCCGTCACCCTGATGGGTGCGACGGTTGCTGTGAGCACCGTGGCGCTCATCCTTATGGTCATGCGTGGGCTGCTCCAGACCGCCGTCCAGCACAAGGGCGAGCTGGACGAGGTCGTCTGA
- a CDS encoding helix-turn-helix domain-containing protein, which translates to MGIVVSIDVLLAKRKMSVAEFADAVGITPANVAVLKNGRAKAIRFTTLEAICRVLDCQPGDILEWVPDADDGAQGDA; encoded by the coding sequence ATGGGCATCGTCGTCTCGATCGACGTGCTGCTCGCCAAGCGCAAGATGTCGGTCGCGGAGTTCGCGGACGCCGTGGGCATCACGCCCGCAAATGTTGCGGTGCTCAAGAACGGCAGGGCCAAGGCGATCCGTTTCACGACGCTCGAGGCGATCTGCAGGGTGCTCGACTGCCAGCCGGGGGACATCCTGGAGTGGGTACCGGATGCGGACGACGGCGCGCAGGGTGACGCCTAG